Genomic window (Drosophila ananassae strain 14024-0371.13 chromosome 3L, ASM1763931v2, whole genome shotgun sequence):
TCAGGACGAGTCCTGTCCGAGCCTCCGTGCCCAGTCCAGTTCGCGGGtgaaaatcataatttttcaatttgaataatgaacggctgttggcTGCGTCGGCGGTTCGTTGCCAGCGAAgcctttaaatttattttgaatgccttttattttctttggtTTTCTTTCTTCAGCCGTGCCAGAGGAAAAATCCTAACAGCCAAACACTCGTAAACtcatttgagaaaaaatgttCTGCCTCCAAGTCCAAATCATTTACTCGAAAGCTAAAAAGAGCGTGGAGAGGTGGGAGGGAAGTGGGCCGAGATGGACTACACTCCAGAAAATTAGTATGGCAATCCCtcaaaaaaaactaacatAAGAATATGGAGACGCGAGTGAATCTTTAACTTCAATAATTAGAAACAAATATATCATGTTTGATTACTTATGCCAAAAGGACCCTCTGTGCCCGAAGCACCTCTGATTTCTCCCAGTGTGTGCTGGCAATATTCACGGAGCGCCAAACGAAGAAAGGCTAAAATGCTAATAAGCAGCGCAGTACGCGAACATTTGTCCTCCGTCTCCCTCTTATAGACGGGCTCTATGTAAGCACATAAGGCGCCCTTTATGTAATACTGGTACATACTGCCATTTTGTACATGGAGGGCTGCCAGGATGAAGCCTTTTTTGGCAGTTGAAAGGGGCACAAAGAAGTGGAGGCGTCAGTATCGCTGGAAGGTTGAATAAGGAGCGGCAGGAAGGctgggtggatgggtggatGGGTGATGGGGGTGTCGCCTTTCCTCCATGGCGTTGTAGTTGTTTGCTCTCTCACTGGAGATTAAATGGGGAAAAACACTGTGACATTTTCTGGCTGCGCGGGGCGCgttttttatattctttcTTGCTCAGCTGCTGCTCCTTCTCCGgctccgtctccgtctccggctcctgctgctgccccCGACGCAAATTCAAATTCCGGCGAAGGGATGATGCGAGGGTGGTGGCGACAGCATTAGTGGGGCGTCTTGTGGCAAATGTAAAATAATGCGAAAGGGCTTCGtttgcataaattaaaaatttatataatgtTGCCCGTTGTCGCCTTGGTCTCCGCCTTTCGGGAGAAAGGAGCAAGCTCCGGCTAATTTTCCAGGGGTTGCTGGTTTAAAAGTTCTGGCTTGTTATTTAACACAATattgtaatatatatttctttgttTCGCAGACATACAATTCGATAATAAACAGAATATATTTAgttaaaattaatgaataatttaatgatgtataagtAGTCCTTAAAGTACgcgtagatttgtcttttcaATGCCTGAAGGTGCAACAATAAATGGAAAATTGATACGACAAACTGACGGCCCTAGCTTATCGTACGTTTATAGACACATCCAATTCAATAATTTCCGATATTACAGTATAATTGTCTAGTTTTAATTTCCTAGTTGTCGCACAGGGTATATACGAGTATGACTAATACGGGACTGGAGAGCCCTTGATATTCGTTTAGTTTGTAGTAAATGGTTGCATATGTTATATTGCACAACTTGAGCTATAGGTAAGTAGTTAGTATTTACATAAATTGACCTTGTAATCGTACATATACTTAGTTACAGCTAACGCTTTAAATCGCTAAAGTTACATAGTGAGTATTAATATACACAATTAATGTGAAACTTGTGGTGAGGTCTTTGTGCAATGCGCTGAGCTTCGAAGGACTTGGCTCGAGAGGCGCTCGCTATccgatttattatttttgtaatcATTTAATCTTGAGGAACTTGTATACCATACATTTGAATGAACAAAGAAAATTACacaatattttgttgcattttATGATATTAGAACGAACTAACTCAAAGGACGTCGACGAAAACGCTCATCGACAGCTGAACCAAAGATTGCACTAAAATTATTCTGTAGTATACCTTGGTTTTCGCTATATACACACTAAACTATGTACAGATTACAGATTACGGTTGGATTACCTCTAAAGGGTGTATTTACACTTAGTCCCTACGCTTACGCTATCGAATGCTCAAAAATCGTATTCAATCGTATGTTAGGTTGCGATAAAATATCCATCAAAAGTACAATACATATAACTTTGGTTTGAGTTTCGATTTCATCCTAAATGTTGTATATAAATTCAGTTGAATTGTACGATTGCCAAATTGTTGTATATACTGTCTAGCTCACAACAATTTCGATACATAGAGGTATTGGAGGTATTTGGTTATAGCATTTCTTCCTGTTTACTTGGTTCAATTCTTACAATTAGAGCTAATGCTTAGGGGTACTGAGTGTGATTACTTATATACAGGTGAGCTATGAGTGTGGGTGCCTGTCTCTGCAGTGTTCTCGGGCAAAAGCGTGCTTTCGGAATAAAGGATAATCAGTTTTGGAGGAAAGGGttcaaataaaaagaaataacgTTGTTTTCATGAGTTTATTTTTCCTATTGCATGCGCAACTGCTAAACTAAGAATAGGTTTAATATAAGTGTAGCTAAAACATATCTTTTGGATCAATAAACGAGATTCATGCATAACTAGGCGCtagtaattaaataattgttttaaatatcagtggcaaacaaaacaattagAGAATAAAAATGGTTTATTAGTTTAACTTAAAGTTAATTTTGATTCGTGATTATTGGCATTGTTTCTTTAAGAATTCGTAAGATTAAAATAGGCTtatgtaaataataaaaattaggtGCGAATAGTTTTTCTTTCGTTTTTAGCACAATAACATTTTTGGAGCGCTGTGTAATTTACAATTGGCAGCTTTCATTTGCTGGGTGGATATATACAATCTGAAGAGATTCGAAGAACTTAAAACGATAACTTAAAGTATACATGAGGATGGCACGACATTTTCGGTTCGATTTGGTGGGGTTTTGGCGGCACAAGCTTATGGCAATTGTATCTCCTAGGTTTGTACAATCTTTAGCTTTTGATTTGGGTGCTATTAGTTCTATAAGTGTCTAAATCGTCGATCTATAGTTAGTTGTACTTAGCATTAAATTCCTGTTGCAACAATCTTCACCCTCCACTCGAATtgcaaaattttcaattttgtgTGGATCATTGCCCGTCAACTTCATCTGATGAAAACTGACCACAGCTATGTACAATTGGCAGTGGGACTGGTCTAGTGGTGCTGCTGGCGCAGGTAGAGGGCTGCGGCGTCGTCCAGGTCGTCTAAGTCGATGTCCTCGGCCTGGTCGTGCGACTCGGCGGAGCGCGGCGAGTGCATGCTCAAGTCCTCGGGCTCGGTCTGCTCGGGCATGTCGCTGGGAACGTGCAGGATCTGGGGGGGCGGCAGGCGGAACACGCGGCGAATGTCCGCAGCCTTGCGACGACCAGAGCTGCTGCAGTGCCCGTCCACCGAGCTGGCTCCGTCCTCGGACAAGTCGAGGGGGGCGTCATCCTCCATGGTGCCCTTTTCGAGGTCCACCGACTCCTCCGAGCCGCCATAGCTGGCGCACATGGCCGCGAACTTGTTGGTGGACGCCTCCAGAGCCATGGAGGTAACGGCCATGGGGTAGTCCCCGCTCATGGCTGGCGACAGAGCCGGAGTGGGCGGCGACTGGATGCCGCACTTGTGGTTCATCAGATGGTGGCGCCGGCGGAACTTCATGTGGCAGCGTTCGCACTCGAACGGCTTTTCGCCGTTGTGGACCAGCATGTGGGACTTGAGTTGGTTCGAATCGCTGAACTTTCCGTCGCAGATCTCGCAAGTGTAGGGCCGCTCTCCAGTGTGCACGCGGAGGTGGCGTCTCAGGTTGGCCACCTGGACGAACTGGCGATCGCAGTGGGAGCAGTGGTACGGCTTCTCTCCTGTGTGCAGGCGCATGTGGGTTTTCAGATGGTGGTCACGGGTGAAACGCTTGTGGCACTCCGGGCACTCGAAGGGCTTCTCGCCGGTGTGGGTGCGTTCGTGGTTCTGCAGGACGTGCTTGTAGCCGAAGCTGCGAGAGCAGATCTTGCAGGTGAAGCTCTTGTCGCGAGAAGGATCCTTGGAAGCACCGCTAACGCCAGCGCCGCCGCTCACTCCCTCGTGTGTGGAGTTGGGCGAGCTTCCGCTGGACGGCGGCGAGATGGGTCCGCCTGGGGTGTGGTAGAGGTCGTTCACGCTCATGCTGATCTCTGTCTGGAACTCCTTCTTCACCGACAACTTGCGGGCCTTCTTGGCGGGCTCGTGGTGCTGGGGAGTGCTGTTGGGGGAGCCCAGGGGATGCTTGCCGCTGCCCAGGGGCGTCGTGGCCACTGGCGAGTGCGGGCTGGCTGGCGGCGAGTGCAAGTGGGTGCCCTGGGGCGGCATCGACTGTTGGGCAGCCCAGGCTCCGAAGAGGGCCGCCGGGTTGTGCGGGAACAGTGTGTTGGCCAGTGTGCTCATGGGCAGCTGGGCCATGAAGGCGGCAGCCTGGCGGTTGGCGGCCAGCAGCTGGGTGGGCGAGAGCATGCCGAAAGCCGAGGCGGCCGCCGCCTGCTGGAGACCGATGGCTGGGTACATGGCGGCAGCGCTGGTGGCTGATGTGTTGGCGGACATGGGGGGCGACAGCGACATGGAGCGGTCAACGGCGACTTCTTCTCTCTTGATGCCGGCCAATGCAGCAGCTAAGCCTGAAACAGAAGAAATATAAGAGTTAGTAAACCGTTCATGGGAGGATTGCATGTGAGTCCTGCAGGGAAGGACTTGGTTGTGGGGCCTGGGGCTCCAGAGGTCTCTCGCTAAGAGCACAGACATGTAAGAGCAATCTCACACATGTAACATGTGCGAGAGTCCTTTTCTCTTGGCTCTTTGTGCTCCCAGCTTTTGTTTTGGGGCCAATGAGTTAGGTGCCGGTTTCGGCCAAACTTGTAAACAAACCCTAATGGCTAGGGCTCTAGTACTAACTGATTGTTGGAGATAGGCCATTGAAGTTAAGTTGTGTTCCGAGTAGATAGATTTGCCGAAAATATGATGGCCAAGTTAAGCGCGGCTTAAACACTATGTAGGTAGTCTAAAGACCAATCTGGGTGGTGGTACTTACTTCGCGTCTGGGCGTCCTGTAGCATTGATATGGCCATAAATATGTGGTGTTTTGTGTGATGCGTTTGTCGCTTCTGCCTTCACTTGAGCAAAAACACTTTGAAATCTGCTTTCAACTGGATCAGTTTGAACAAATTCTCATTTGAGCAATTTTCACTTTTGGGATATGGAGTATTCCGATTCGCGCACTTTTGTACTTTGAGGTAGAGCGTTTGCACTGTGTCCTTTATAAAAAACTTCACCGATTATGCAAAATGAGGTAGTTGCAATTATTCAAGTCTCAGTGACTTGCTTCGCAGTTGCATTTGCCAGGAGGTATTCGTTTGTTGCGCGTCTTGGATGTTCGTTAACACGCCAAGTTTCTTGAGATGTTGACGTGACGACTGGTCGCTGAGGAGTGATGTTAAGAGAGCGGTGGAGCACGTCTTTATACAGCTTGATGTATCCTTTGCTGACGAATCCTTTGAAGCAACAAATTTGCGTGTGTGTAAGAGTTGAGGCGGTTGCTGAGTGTGTGGCACAAAAATGGTTGTTCCTCTCTCTAACAGAACCAAATCACGACTGATACAAATTCGCTGCGTGAGCTAACTATAAGTACGCTTCGCCGCGGCGAAGCAATCCCACTCACCCTCTCACGCACTCACACAGCGACGACACGCACTCAATGCGCCCTCCCGCTCACACACACGCGAGTGCCGTGCAGGAAGGAGGAGAAAGCATCAGGCGACGGCGAAAACCGATCCGTAGACTCGGAGAAGCAGGTAAACTGGGACCGGAGCACTCAGCCGAGTTGAGTATCTTTTCGTTTTTCATCAGCtcgtttttttccttttttactttttgtttttacctAAAAGTGCTGATTTTTCATATGCAAATTGGTGCGACAGAGACGGCCGGTGGGCCGGAGGGACGTTTCAATGTCGAAGTCGCAAGTCGCCTGCCGGAGTGGACTCCTGCTAGCAGAGCCTGTTTTTTGTTGGTCTTTTTTTAAGGAGGACGAGCTTGGTTGTTTTATGGCCTTACCGTTTTTtgtagccataaaaaatgaaagtCAAAACTATGCACTAGCCATAAAGGAGTGTAAAAATCTTATGGCCACTTCCGGAGCCCCGGTGTTTTTAGAGCCTTCATAAAAAACTGCACTCTAAGGCTGTTCTAAGTGGAGCAAGGATCATGGCCGAGCGAGCGGCTGCGAACCGGGTAAAGACCACAAAAAAACTCACTCGCATGATTCGTCGACATTTCCCCTTTGAACCATGAGCGCTGCGAAAAGACTCAGGCGACCCGAAGGGGATGAACGCCAAAGGAGGCCTCGGCGAAAGGGAAGCGAGAGCGAAAGAGCCAAAAGTCATGAAAAGAGATGCCATGGATGGGGTGGAATTTCAAGCGTGCGCTGTACGAGTAAGCGGAAGTAAACAAAGCATCAGCTTGTCGAGTCCGAGTCCCCAACGCGGCAGGAGTGGTTTTAAAAAATCACCGAGTGAGTTTTTCTCCAGTGGCTGTCCCTTCCCGGTGCCTGTTGAGCATCCGCCCGACCCGCCCCGCTCGGCAGTCCAGTTTAATGGCTAAATAATTATTGGCACACGACTAAAAAACAAATCGTACATCGTAAAAAAGGAACTAGTAAAAAACGGACACAGGTAGCAGCCCAGAGCCCGGCGAACCCCTTCCTAAAAAACAGTCAACGGAGTAGGAACGTCGAAACATGCATATCTGCCTCTCCGGGCGTTGCTGGTGACTTTGCGGATTGacttttaaattgttttatgTTGATTTTTATGGCAAGGACATGCTGCGCTGGACTTATGCTGAAAATGGGTCCAGATCGTTCTGCTGGTTTTTGTAGGTAGGCCAAGGACGCGTAGGACGCGCAGGACTCGCCGGGCGGTTAATGCGAACTACCGTGGAATTTCCGAAAGTGAAACCGAACAATAGCCCTAGCAGGGGCATATCCTTGCTCTGCATAATGTTACGTAAATTTCGAATATTTTCGCCGTCCAAGAGCACGGATGGTTTCAGCGAAAGATGCTGgcaaaaataaagcaaaaacagaaaaattcGCAGAAGCATTAAACAATATTCATGCTCCCGAGATGACCCTATTGATAACGACTTCTGAGGTTTCGGACAGAACTTACTCTTCTAGTTTCAGGAAATCGCTCTTTCCAGGTTTGGGAATTAGTCAGAAGATGCCATGTTTGCTTGATAAGCGGGCGAGGCCTGGTGTTGACAAAGCAACCTCAGCTCAACGGATTTTAATAAGATCCGGGCCTTATCGAGCGTGACACAATCAGGGGACGAAAGTATTCGCGATTTCAAGTCACAAAGCCCACCAACTCTATCCCCATAGCCGAACAACACGTGCTAAGCTGTGTGCGTGGAAGTGGGTCAATAGTGCGTAGGAAAGTGCGTACGTACTCTTGATAAGCTATCCGCCGGAGGAACTAACCTGGgccaacattttttattttcgatttccCATAACACATTTTCTAATCTCGAACTACTTCGGTTTTATGTTCCACTCTGCTAAAATTTCGTTAAAACTCAGCGGCCAGCAGCTGCGTCTAGTTCGGCTTACCCTTtggaaaataaacacaataTGCCCAGCCCAAACTAAAATTGAAACTTTTTCcgaaaaaaagacaaatttTGAACAAATATATCGAATGAAAACGAGGGCTGTCAACAAAGAGGCAAttgtttcataaaaaaagggggaaagcAGAGAAATAAAAGCGAAAAGCGAAAGTGAAGGCTTAAAACGTCGGACGCCGCGCATGCGCCTTGCAGCCACCCCAGGAGCACAGGATAGGGGAtcttttttattgtttggcAAGCCATGAGTGTGCCCACAATTTTTTAGTCATTTGTAACACTCAATCGATTTTATTTAGGTTCTAAAGGGTGCGGTTTCGTGATTTATAGACGAACGGGATGTGACGATTCGATAATGATGAGTGGTTGGTACAACATTACCAAATATTGGAATAGAGATGAAAGGTACTTAAAGTGCATTAGGCGATTCTGTTGCATTTAACCGTAAGCCTTTGAGAAATTCCACAGCACCCACGCGATCTCTTCCGTAATCCTTCCGCTTAGAGCTGCGACCAGAAGCTTTCCCGCGGACTCATCATTAGCCGCGCGATAATCGCTTTTCCTAAGCCAAGGATGGAAATGCGTAACTGTTTAAATCTACTTTTTAATGGGATGGGAAACCCCTTTCGGAAACCCGTACGAGCTGAATCCTGCGGCCTGGGTGATCTCAGCTCAGCTTGGATTAAAGAGGAGCTTAGTGGTAAACTGTATGAGCTTGGCGGAACCACATTATGGAGGACTGCTTCCTCGGCAGGCGATGCCCATTTCGGCAAGAATAAAAAAGTCTTCGGATAGGTGTCTTAAAGGGAAAAAACTACCCCAAAGTATCTTCGTTAGCAGCAGCATCCGCCTCCCTAAATTcaattttactattttttaagGACTCGGCATACGCTCAGCACGCTTAGAGATTCCCCCAATGTCTATATCAAATTAATGAGGAGGATCAAAAGGTGTGTCCTGGGTTCCTTGCCTTCTGCTAAGGTCGTGAACTGCGAACGCATGTGGGTCTATTCTTCAAATATCGAAGGGAAGGGTTAGATTAAAGACGTACGCCAATGTTTTCCTGAATGAGCCGCCCAGTGATCTAATCAGGAAGCCTCGGAACTTCGGATTAGCTAAGCTGGTCGCGGAGAATTCCTTCAAGGATCAGGATTAGGCGACCACAGGCACAGGCGGATTATGAAAATTTTGATAAGTTGGTTCATGTTCCTACTTTTAATGTTTGTTCTACAACTCATGCATTtggttttaataatttcattttcggTGCTGGCTAATGCATAATTTTGAAACACATTCTGCTAATTACTAGCAAAACTTATGAGAGAAAAGATGCTGGCCTGCTGCGTGTAAATAACACCCTCGTCCGAGGATTAGGACGGCTAATCCGCCTGGTCCAAATGACCACGGTAATGTGTTTGCCCAGACCACGAGTGTCTGAGAGTAGAAGCATGCTTTCCACATATTTTGTGGATCTATGGGCTATACCCGgactaattttaataaaaactattaGTGTGACTCGTACTAATATGCGGAGGCTttcattcaaaaatatttacgaAGGGCTTCGAAGTACTATCCCAGTTAAAAAACGGACAACGTCCATAAACTGTCAGGTAGCCAGATCcgccataaaaaatgtaaaaaacgGAAGTACTCCTGCTAGACGTCGGCGATGTCCAGTAAAAAAGTCAAACCACCCATATTAAAAAAGTCAAGGGCGGCATAAAAAGTGTGGGAAAAAAGGAGAGCCGGCCAGGCTGCCTCGGCGGCGAGGACGCGGCGAATTCGTTTACGATCCTTGCTGCATGCAAATGATCAGAACTGGACGGCTGTCTGACCTTGCTGATGATGCAAGGACCCGCTGACAATCGACTTTCCTAAGCCGGATTTAGTTCAGTCTAGGGACATTTTTTGCATTGTTTTTCGTTAGgcgattttttgttttgtttttaagtgaAATTTGACTTCTTAATTGCCGGCAACTCAAGGCTGGTTCTGGCTACCTGTGGTAGCCGGCAAGCCTGGGACAGAGTAGAGCAGAGTCCTTCCTACCCACGCTTACAGGTAGGTCAGTCGACGCGCTCGCCGTCTGCCCTTCCTCGTTTATTTAGGAATTCCATAATTATGATCCTCATTGGCCCAGAGGCCTGCTTTCTTGCGAATCGAAgaaaacgaacaaaaaaaacaatgcaGGCCAAGCCGCGAAAAAAATCGCGCCGCGCTCTAAGCCGGAGATTAGCCGAAGGATTTAGAGGAAAATCCGTAAATATTACGCCCCTTCGCAGGGGATCAAGCTTAATCGCCATGCTTAAGACTGACTTATatgtttcaaaaaatttaatccGTTTGTGGAGGTAGACGTAACATGTTTTTTCTACCCTAATCCGTGGAAACAGCTGCAGGAATGAGGTAAAAGCCTGGCCGAGTAAAAAGAAATTGTAGCGTTATTGCTTTTTATTAGCAGGCATGGCGAAAAAGTTAAATCCCTGGATTAAGCTAAACCAGTTGGTCCGAGTAGCTGACCTGCACAGGTAGTGGGTGTCTCGAACCCCGGAACATGTTGCTTAGCCACTGATCCAGTGATCATACTTGGATTATAGTTAACTTAAGGAGCCCGATTATTCTTGATCTACTACAAGCGCCAGGATGTTCCAAGCCTATGGCGCAACGTGCCAACCGCAGTTCCGCAGATCAAGATTAATCTCCGGCTTAAGCTGGTTTCATTAAAGAAACTTGTGGAAGGGATTTCGAAACGGCGGGCTGCTTTTCCGATCGTGAAGAGTATCTCAGTATCTGGCCATCCAAATGCTATGCTACAAATGCTACATCCGTATAATAGATATCTTAGTgttattgatgaattttttataattgttCTTATGCAAGGTAATAGAGGAACCTGGATAGGCCGTGCCCTTCAACACGGCTCTTTGGCTATTGACCGTTTCATCATTGTTGGCAATTCCTACATCCGGTGCCACACTCCTTTAttcaacagaaaacagaaCCATTCAATATCAATCATTGGAGTTCTTTTCCGACAGTTGCTTCCGACCTGTAGATTTCTCTGTTGTGTCAGGATATCTGCACTTTAAGTGTTTCTTAGTTCATGGGCAGGACTCGGAGCGCACCCCAAGCCAAATTTCTCCACGGTTTATCGGGGGACCGATGCAAACAACGCCCAGGCGTACAATTGCCGAACCTTTTTCTGAAGCTGGCTCTTATCATTCTGATTAGCGGTGCCGCCGGGCCAATTGTTGCGTGTCAGAAACTTTTCGCTCCAAGTGCTCTCACTCTTATCAACTGTTCAATACTTGCACTGCGCCGCTGCTAAGCTCGATTTTGTTAGAACAATACCTATAAAAATTTAAGCCGCTTCCACGGGCAACATAAATTTGCGAGTTGAAACGCAACGTCAAGATCAAGGATTTTGCTTGGCTTATCAATAGGTCGTACAATGCACCCGGAGCGCATTTTTAGTCAACCAGTTTGTTATCAGCGCCAaagctatttattttttaaagaactcGCCGGAGCCTCCTTTCGGTCTCAGTTTCAAAGAGTGGGGGACCTGTACGAAAACAAAAGTAGACTTGGCAACAAAACGCGGCAGCGTGTCACGTAGGCAATGATATGACCAATTAACCCACAAAATGAGTAAAGCAATTGCTTGCTGGTACTGCTCCATACATATAGGTGGTACTAATTTAGCTACAGGACAAAACAAGATTGATTTATAATCCCAAGTGCGCTATTTTCTTCAAAGCGGAATGATAAGCCCCAATCCCAGTCATGGCCGTTCACGGAACGCGCGTTTTGCGTGCGATTTTAGAGTGGCGCCAAAAACGGAAAGGTGCGATGGAGATGACGACGTGATGTCACTCACATGTCTGCAAGTCAATCCAATTAGGCAGAACTACGCAGTGGAAACCGCACAAAGTTTCGGCTTGACAGGATAATCAGGCGGCGATTGTTTGGCAATTAGACAAAGCGAAGTCCTAGAAAAGTCAGGCAGCAGAAAGAAGAACCAAAGAAGGCATTAAAACTACAAAAATTAGAAAAGTATCGCGTTGCACACGGTTGAGCAGCTTTTCGGGCCGAAACTTGGCATGGGGGATGGCAGGACGGGTCCTTTGTTAGCAGTGGCCTGTCAGCGGACCGGCTCTTTTACTTGTCAGCTCTGTTTTTTAGCGtaaatttgcaaaaatgaaGCTGTAAATTGCATTGATTTGCTGTTGACAGCTGGGCGACAATTGTTGTGACGAGGGGTGGGAACAGGGCCACACGCATCCATCCAGGACGAGGACTAGGAGCGGGATTTGTAAGGAGCAGTTGTCAACAAGCGAGCCAAATGGCGATTTTCATCGGCCAATCCTTTGCAGGCTCTGTCGCTATCAATTAATCAACTCTATTGCCACCTACAACAAATGAAGTAAGTCCCTAGGTGTCCTCAAATCAAACGTATGATTTATGGCTTGCAGGAGCGCAGCTCCTTTCACAAGAGCACTTTTT
Coding sequences:
- the LOC6494366 gene encoding protein krueppel isoform X2 — translated: MAISMLQDAQTRSLAAALAGIKREEVAVDRSMSLSPPMSANTSATSAAAMYPAIGLQQAAAASAFGMLSPTQLLAANRQAAAFMAQLPMSTLANTLFPHNPAALFGAWAAQQSMPPQGTHLHSPPASPHSPVATTPLGSGKHPLGSPNSTPQHHEPAKKARKLSVKKEFQTEISMSVNDLYHTPGGPISPPSSGSSPNSTHEGVSGGAGVSGASKDPSRDKSFTCKICSRSFGYKHVLQNHERTHTGEKPFECPECHKRFTRDHHLKTHMRLHTGEKPYHCSHCDRQFVQVANLRRHLRVHTGERPYTCEICDGKFSDSNQLKSHMLVHNGEKPFECERCHMKFRRRHHLMNHKCGIQSPPTPALSPAMSGDYPMAVTSMALEASTNKFAAMCASYGGSEESVDLEKGTMEDDAPLDLSEDGASSVDGHCSSSGRRKAADIRRVFRLPPPQILHVPSDMPEQTEPEDLSMHSPRSAESHDQAEDIDLDDLDDAAALYLRQQHH
- the LOC6494366 gene encoding protein krueppel isoform X1, which produces MDIALWKTSLARGYIWILITIIWESIRNQTRIFERLAAALAGIKREEVAVDRSMSLSPPMSANTSATSAAAMYPAIGLQQAAAASAFGMLSPTQLLAANRQAAAFMAQLPMSTLANTLFPHNPAALFGAWAAQQSMPPQGTHLHSPPASPHSPVATTPLGSGKHPLGSPNSTPQHHEPAKKARKLSVKKEFQTEISMSVNDLYHTPGGPISPPSSGSSPNSTHEGVSGGAGVSGASKDPSRDKSFTCKICSRSFGYKHVLQNHERTHTGEKPFECPECHKRFTRDHHLKTHMRLHTGEKPYHCSHCDRQFVQVANLRRHLRVHTGERPYTCEICDGKFSDSNQLKSHMLVHNGEKPFECERCHMKFRRRHHLMNHKCGIQSPPTPALSPAMSGDYPMAVTSMALEASTNKFAAMCASYGGSEESVDLEKGTMEDDAPLDLSEDGASSVDGHCSSSGRRKAADIRRVFRLPPPQILHVPSDMPEQTEPEDLSMHSPRSAESHDQAEDIDLDDLDDAAALYLRQQHH